A region of the Geomonas subterranea genome:
ACGCTCGCACGTTGAAAAACATGAAGTACTGTTCAAATGGATGCTTTAATGCTTTGGTACACAGTCAAACACCGGCAAAGAACGTGCTTTTGAAACTTCTAAAAGTCTTTAATTGGTTTAAATATAGGATTTGGCAGCTACTATTTTGTATTACAATTATCGGCCGCGGCGGTTATAGCCGAAAAAACAATCTGCGGCAAGTTATTCGTAAACGATAAAGTGTATACGGTTTCGGCTGTAAGAAATGGCGTGGTTAGAAGTACCTGGCGCGCAGGTTTGCGGACTTCACACTGCAACGGGTGATTCGCTGCGGCGGGGGGGGGACGAAGGGGGAAACAGATGGGGGAAACAGACGGGGGGAAGATGGTGGGCGGCGCGGTTCACCGCACGGCATCGAGGACCGCGTCCATGGCGCGTTCATCGATCTCGTGCCCGGTGTCACAGATGACGTGGCGGTAATCGAAACCGAGGCTGAAACCGAGCCAGGCGAAACAGTCCAGGATGTAGTTTTTCGGGAAGATCTCGACCACCCGGCAGGGGGGCTCGCACCAGACCAGGTTGCTCAGGCCGGCGCCGTGGCTTCCGACCACGATTTCCGCCGTGTGGAAGGCGCGGACCTGGTCGGCGAAGGAGAGTTCCTCGCAGTGCAGGATCGAGAACCCCACCTCCCGCAGCCTCTCCTCGAGTTCGGCCTCACCCCGCAGGCGGCGCCTGCTTTTACCCCTCGAGACGTAGATCCTGGTGGCGGACCCGGGCGCGCCATCCGTGCCTTGCAGCGGGGCCACCCTGGTCTTCACCGCCGACCTCAAAAGCTCCAGCACCTGCGGGTCCGTGAATTCCGGCTGGGCGTGGTACTGCGGCACCACCAGCCGCTCCACCCGGATGGGATTGGAGCAGAAGACGAAGTCGCGCTTCGCCCCGGGGCCGAGGGCCGTTGCCAGCCCCTCCAGAACGTAGCGCGGACAGTTCTCAGGCAGCACGATCTTCACCCCGGGAAAGGCGGCCACCGCGAAGAGGACGTTGGGCAGGACCTCGAGGAGCCAATGGTAATAGGAGGCGGGATGGCACACCACCACGGGTTCCGGGATCCGGAGTTCGCTTGCCGGCAGCAGGGGCTCGTGCTGCACGTCCCCCCAGTCCATGATGCGGCGCAGGGAGCCGACGCTCTCCTCGAGGACCCTGTTTCCGATCCAGGCCATGCCGGAGTGGGGCGAGACGGTGGCGTTGCGCAGAAGATAGAGGTTGCGCTTGCCGAACACGGCCTCGGTTCTTATGAAGGGGGGGAGTTTCGCCGCGACCTCGTGTCTCACGATGCGGGCTTGCGTCATCGGGACGATGTCGAGGATGTGCCTGTTGATGTCGGCGTGAAAGGATGCCTTTTCCAGCGATTCCACGCA
Encoded here:
- a CDS encoding glycosyltransferase family 61 protein — translated: MTGLSETAAKRRKQLLRFISRDLLGPIAGKMPKSCVESLEKASFHADINRHILDIVPMTQARIVRHEVAAKLPPFIRTEAVFGKRNLYLLRNATVSPHSGMAWIGNRVLEESVGSLRRIMDWGDVQHEPLLPASELRIPEPVVVCHPASYYHWLLEVLPNVLFAVAAFPGVKIVLPENCPRYVLEGLATALGPGAKRDFVFCSNPIRVERLVVPQYHAQPEFTDPQVLELLRSAVKTRVAPLQGTDGAPGSATRIYVSRGKSRRRLRGEAELEERLREVGFSILHCEELSFADQVRAFHTAEIVVGSHGAGLSNLVWCEPPCRVVEIFPKNYILDCFAWLGFSLGFDYRHVICDTGHEIDERAMDAVLDAVR